The following is a genomic window from Strix aluco isolate bStrAlu1 chromosome 27, bStrAlu1.hap1, whole genome shotgun sequence.
CATTGACGACTGGACTGTATTCACGTGGGAAGAGTTCACAGAGGCCAGAGACATCACCCAAACGGAGGGAGGCTCCCACCCGTGAGGACGAGCTGGGACATGTTTGCCCAGTCTCAGCAATGGGCACGCTCTGAAACCCAGAATCACAACTTTCTATGGATTGCAGTGGACTCCGTGAATAAATACAGCATAGAAATAATGgagtccttttttaaaaaaacacctggAGATCCCAGCCTTTAATATAGTACCTGGGGTATTTCCAAAAGCCAGAACATCTAGTGCAAAGTGTCCTTCCAGGCGATTTCAGGTTATTCCTTGCAACCGCTTCACTCCGATTCACATGCAAATCTAAAGCTGCACCACACACGTAGAACTTAATCAAATGCTGTTTCCGTCTCAGGTTTTATTTGGAGATCCAAAAGTACAGATCTGCCTCCTTACGTAACTACACAGAGTAGTCTGGGCTGGGATTCTTTCCTGTGAACTTGACCAGGTATTTCTAGAGTAATAACAATACAGACTCAAAAAAGATGGcaagaggggagagaaaagccAGTATCTTGGTCACATTACCTCCAGAAACATCATGGAATAGCTTGCTGatattaaggaaaaattaatttattctattCTTGCAGCAGTTGCATGCATTTAATTACCAAATTTCCCACATACTGTGAAACTATATAGCAGCATTGGGGATGTGGTCTAATTGAATGGCACAGATAAATATGTAAGGCCTGAATTTAGAAACCAAAGTAGCTCAGGGACACAgcataaaaaagggaaaaaatgaaggcACAAATGAATGCCTGATTTGTATGCACAATTACACAACCGGCAACTGGAAGCAACCAACTAATCTGCTAAGTGgccaattaaaaaaacaaaaccaaaccaacaaaaaaacccaaccaccaccACCTGCCCCCCGCTCTGGTCCACAACTGCACACCACAGCGGCTGTGCAGAGACCCTGCCCATCAATAAACCAGGAGACACCCTGACGCTACACCCAGAAACCAGGTTACAAGTTTGCCTCGTGCTTCTGGCTCTCCTCGCGTTCCCCCACGCCGCAGACTGTTCCGCTGCCGAAGTTACAAGAAGCAATTGCTCTTGTTTCAGCGTTTGGTACTTACTCGAAGGGCTGTTACTTGCTTGATATCAACCCGTCACAGTGACCTGGGGCTTTCATTTCTTGGGATGTTCTTGCCTGCCCTGACTTCATTTGTTTCCCCAGTAAATTATCCCACATTAAGATAATGGACAAAATCAGGATGTAAACTGAAAGGATGGGAACGGAATGTTTATTTAATTCCTTAAATCAGACCTGtagagcagtttttaaattttggatAGCACGGCACTACATGTTCTCACAATGACGAGCCATGCTTTGCAGCTCCCACAGCCAACCCCTAATCGTTACCTTACAGAGAGACAGAACTGCCCAGGATATTTCAGAGAGCTAgttttactaaaaaaaacccacaacagacaGACAAACAGCTTGGAGTGCCTCAGTTACACAGCCCCGCCAAGCTCTCCGGGCTCAAGCGACAGTGCAGAGCAGGCTCTACAGTCACCAGCAGCCCCTTCTCCCAGCAAGGAGCAGCGGTTAAATCTGGGTGTCTGGAGCACTCCAGTTGTTACTGAAGCAAAAAAGGTGAGAGTATCAAGGATTTCCACTTGCAAGATTTACCATTTTTCTcagtaggaagaaaagaaaacctcagtaacaacaaaaaattgTCATGCGAGGATACAATAATATTTCTTAAACATCTGTCAGCATTCACCAAGGCGGGGTTTTCAGTATTCAGTGGAAGAACACAATGAGAGTGCAGGAACATctgcaaaaaaacaaacaaaaaatacccccCAAACCAGCCCCACAGAACGAGGGTGTCAGCACACCGGCTCCTCGGGGGAAGTCAGGCTCCAGCCTGCCTGTTTCAGTAAAACCTCCTGCTGTAGGGGCCTGCGGGGGAATCAGGGCCAAGAGGGTGAGCTGGTTTTCATTCCTTTCCCTTTTTGTGGATTTCAATTAGTTACGGGAGGGGATTCAAAAAACATCAGGTGTTATCTAATGGTTtgattttttaagaataaaactaCTCCTTAAAGACATTTACTAAAATTAGTCCTTAGCCACGTGTTGACTGAATGAACAAATATTAAACTATTTTCATCCTGAAGATCTCAGGATTTAAGTAGAAAAGTTTCtccaaagagagagagagaaacacagaaagggaaaataatttgtcACCTGGAAATCAGTGGTAGAACTGGAAGCTGATCACCAGCATTGGGACTCTCCCAGGCTCCAACCCTGTTAATAACGGGCCGTATAGAACAGCCCCCCCGGTGAATCCTGCCTCCAGCCATCAGAAGCTGCCCCCGCCCAGCGCAGCCAGCTCTGCACCCGGCCTGAGACCACTCCTTCATCACACAAGTACCAGTTCTGTAAGAGCTGTGTGGCTCACCCTCATCTTCCTCAGTAAAGACCCTTCCACACCAGCACATCTGGCGTGCTGAAGCACAGCGGGGCCGTTCTGCACAGCAAGCTTCGTTAGACTGAGAAGCCTGTACATCTTATTTTACAACTGGCTCTGGTCTTGCTGGGACATACAGGAATCAATAAGAATAAACGCTAGAATTTATTTTGGCACTTCCCACATGTGATTCTTCAACCTCCAACAAGAGAAAGATGTTGAAAATTGTGACAGAGAGTCACCATCCAGGGAGAGTCGGAGGGTATGTGCTTTCCCGAGCCACAGGTAACTGCTCCAGGAACGACACCGCGCTGCTGGGGACCCGCAGTGCCGCTCCCAGCGACTCTGGGGGAGGCTGGAATTTGTCACGGGCACCTGGAGTCTGGTGCACAGAACTCCCTGGGGCCAGACTGCATATTTATGCACACATTTGTCAAAGATCAAAGATTTTACACCAGAAAAAATGCCGTACTGAGCTGCCCAGTTGCTaagacttaattattttttctaaatgttcCCAGCAGTCCATTTACTGGTACATTATGAAATATTCTAATAAATTATTCAAGCTGattgtcaaaataaattaaaaaacacttttgaGGCAGTATCTTTGCTTTAATACATTTCTTCACTTATTAATTTGCAAGATGCCGTCATCCACAGCACGTCTTTCAGTGCCTTCGAGAGAGAGCCCTTCTCCATGAATGTTTATATAACCCACCCAGACACACGTGGCTTTTGATCTGAACGTGCAGGGTTGgggcagaaaggaaaacagtccTCTGAAATTCTGCTGCATGAGAGCCTAAAAAACTCCGAGTCAAACCAAAATACCCACGCATGAGAAAATCCATGGCTGGAAACGGCCTTCAGAAGAACTCACTGATCTGCTCCATCCGCAGTAAATTCTGGGTGTCTGGAACAGGCCAATTTTATCAATGAAACGGTTCAGCGATACAACTGCCTGAGATGCGGGAGGAACGTTTCCCTTAGAAAAGCTCTCACGTCAGGTTTGAAGCTATGAAGTGGAAGGAAGAGGAAGTATTTTGCCTGAAAGTGAATATTTATTGTTTTGTCGCTGGTCGTTCTCCCCCGCCCTATGTAAAACGTTGCAGAAGTTTCCCGGGCGCTTGTCTCTGAGCAGAGCTCAAGGACAGACTCTGGACAGGGCAAGAAAGCACTTATGCTCTTGAAACAGCAGTGGCAGAACTGAACTTGAATACACACCTctaaaggtaaaaaaatgaacagaaacgtagggaggagagagaagcacAAAAGCcagcaaaagcaacagaaaaatattagaaaacattaatatttaaagatGCTTTAATAAAAAACGGAGAAACTAAAGATCTAGTACTGTAGGCTTTCTCAATCCCTACAGCAGCACTATGACTTCTGTAACATCACTAAGTTACAAGAACTAAAACCAGCTAACCCCGGCTCTCCAGCTCCCGGTTAGCCACCGCTCAAAGCTGACTGCCACAGGAATGTGGAGATTCAGACAGACTAAGCAAGCTGAAGTGCAGCACTTCAACTTCCCCTCTTAAAGCCAAACTTCTGAACAAAGAGTTGAACAACTCGGTTATCGTGCAATAGTTAAGACATTAACCCAAATCCAGCTCCTCGTTCCGTTCACTCAGCCTATCAGTGACCCATAAAATAGGAGCAAGGTAACAGTTATTCTACCCAATATTTGTGGAGGAATTCATTTAATGTGGAGCACTCAAATGGTATATTACAAACGGtacatttaataaataatggATAAGGTAAAGGATAAGATAAAGGATAAATAACCCCCCTTCTAGTTCTCTGCTCTTGCACAACACAGAGCTCAGAATTTCTGCAACGTTCTGGAATACAGCCCGTGCAGGCCTGGTGTTTCCCGAGTGACGctgtctttgtcttttcttatcaCCCCATGTATATCTCATCTGATTAGATAAAAATCACCCTCCCCTAATGTCAGCTACTCCCAGTTGTCTTAACGTGACCATCCTGCTACTGGTTTCTCTAGCCAGTCAATAGAAAGTTCATCTCCTGCTGGGAACGCCACTGGAATAGCAGCGTTTGTTGTTCAGCCTCAGGTGAAACAGATCTCAAAGGGAAGGGCCGGTGCATCGCCTCAGTCACACGGAGTCACTAAGGTTGATTAAATCCACAAATGGCCTAAGGATCAGGCATCCAACTCCACAACTTCATAACTATAATGCCAGGCTCCTTTAGGTAAAGGTTAGGCTCCTTCAAACCGGTCTGATTTTTAACAGCATTAAGCATTGACACCTCTTAGAGTTCCACAGACTGCTGGGAAGTCAACACGCCTGGAAATAAAGACAACTTTTTATTACTCCTGTCTTCAGAATAACAATATTCTTGTCTAGCATTAGTTATCGGAACGATTCAGTTCATGCCTGGGCATGCCCTTAGCATGCAAAGAAAATGAGGTAAGTTGAGGCACTGGGGACAGACACATAAGCTGTTTGTGATCAGCTtcaactgctttgtttttcaagcaTCCTTCCTCAACACCCAACGCCAGAAATATCATCTCAATAGCCAGAGAGCTCTAGGTATTGCTGAGTTGGCCCCAATAAGCTGTCGGAGCTTCTGATCCCAAGCAAGCACCACCTCCTCCCTCCGGAGCCGAGCGGTTTCGACGCACGCCCAAACACGCATGAAGGACTAACTGCACGCGTGGatgttttattcagttttaaaattcacATGGTGAGTTCTAGGGAAAATAAGTAATGGCACACATAtcaggagaaaaagaggagatgaCTTCTactcattttcagcattttctgctCCCAACTTCTCTAGCAACGAAAGTTTTATTTATGTAACTTTCAGACCACTACCTGTAAAGTTCACAATGTGTTTATATGCTGTTCAACAACGGAAAAcatgactgcttttttttaaatcctcctgGAATTAATTGCTCAGAATACTTGATTTATAAACTCCTCACACCTTTCTGCTAGCACAGGAGCAGTACGAGTGACATGGAACGGGACTTCTAGGCCTTAGACAGCAAGATTTCTGCATTTTGCAATGGCTGTTTTCAGAAAGGAACAATTTCACAGCAGTCCCGTCCCTTCTGGCtactttttctactgaaaataccCAGTACACTGATGTGCTCCATTAGGCAGGAGTAATACTTTGTTACAGGGCAGAActgagggaggagaaggcagaagtTACTCTAACTTTGTGTTTAAAGACAGTTGTTCAAGACAGAAGTTCCTGCGAAGTGTTAAAAGCCGGTCTTGAATCTGAGCTAATATCAAGGAGGAGTTTTAACCCACTCCCGCAGCAGTAAACCACCTCTTCTTTACTTGTATTCTCCAGCTTAGTGACCGTCCACTCCGCACGAAGTGGAATAACAGCATAAGGGAGCAAGTCCGAGCATTTAGTTATTTCTGAACCCCACCAGATTCAAGCCAACAGTCCAATGACGCCAAGCTCTCTGCCCCGCTACCACTGACATAAGCCACCACATGTCATCTCCTCTGTGGTTTCTCAGATTATTTTCCCCGCGCTTGTTCTCAGCTccactgcttttgttttgttattttaccGCACCTTCTTTAATCCAAACCATTTCTTTGAACACAACAATAAATTATTGATTCCAGTGTATTTGTTGGTGTCAATGGCAGTCGCAGCCGCTTCGGGAGGAAGAATCGATAGTGAATGGGCATCATGTGACCACATGAACACGGCATGCCCTGGAGTCACATACGGCCTCCGGGCCGACCGCCTCTCCAGCCATTGAAAAATAGTAAGGATCAATTGATATGTAAAGCCCTGACAGTTCATTTTAATGGCAAAGCATGCTAAACAAGCCAAGCAAACCCACAAATGAATGCAGATACAACAgcaaaaaggaggaagatgataCCATGACTTAGATTTTCAAGCTACTTCATTTTCACTCCCGCTGACTTTGTTTCCGTTTTATTTCACCTCCTTTAACCGAGACTGAAAGTACATCCATGCTCCATTTCTCGCAACATGCAACCACTCTCTTCTGTTTATTAGGACGCTGGCTTTCCACCTCTGTTCACTAAATATTCACATAACGATACTCGTTCCACTGAGCAGTACCGTATCTATACCACAATCTAGACACAAGCCATACGTATGAGCTTATATAACTGGTTAAATTATTTGTAACAGGTCCAGGTCCTTCCACCCAGGATGAACGACACTGTAGAAGTGTTGAGACGTGTAAAAAAGGAGCAAGTAGCCCTTCAGTCATTTTATTTAAACATCCCCGAAGCCGAGAACGGGGACTTTCTAAACACACGGCAGATGGCAAACACAACCAGCCAAGGCGAGAGGCCTCCCAATGAACCTGCCGGGGAAGCTGCCTTACGGGGCACCCCGCGAGCGCTGACCGCCGGGGGGTGACTCCCGAACCCATTAACCCCTCTCCTGTCGCTATTTACGGATTACAAACAGCTCCACTTTATGTAACGGCCCCGGCCAGATGGACCGAGGGGCCGTGCTGGGCCCCGGGgctgggaggcgggggggggcggtcccgggagggcggcgggaggCCCCGGGAACTGTCCGCTTCAGCACCCGCCGCCCGGGGCCGACGCGGTTCCACCGGCACCTCGGGTGTCGCGTCCAACGTTCTCACGGGAAAACACCGGGCAAAGGCGAGAGGCAGCCGCCCCCCCGGCGCGGTTCCCCCTGGCAGGGCGCGCTCCGAGGCAGCCGCCAGCGGGGTTACCCCCCGCACGCTGCCCGGCCTGGCGCGGGGTCTCCTTTTAGAAGCGCGTCCATCGCCGACACGGAAAATAAGCACTTGGGTGCACCAATACTTGCAGGCCCCCTCCCTCCCAAACAGCACTGCCAGCCATCACCCCTGAGAAAACCACTGATGTAATGCTTCCTCCCCTTTTGCCTCTGAAGACACCAGTACGGGGGCAATCGGGCTCCAGGATCACCCTCGTTCCTTGTAATTAAACCTTCCCCAGTGTGAAATGAGGACATTCGGGTCATGGGTTCCCGTTGGGGGTGGAATGCTGCAGTGGTACAAGGACCAGGTTCCGTGTCTACACATGGCAGGAACACAACCAGCGCCCCGTAAACCGACCCCACAAGGATCTCACGccgacccccccccccgtgccACGGCACGCACGGAAAGCCGGCGGTGGATGATCCTGCCACACCGGGATCCCTCTCCAAAAGGCAGCTCGGGGCCTTACGGAAGGCTCGCTCCAGCGGTGCTGGCCCTCACGCACACACTCCCCTTCCCGTCAGACTTTTAGACTTTACCTCGGATCATCTGCAGCTACTGCCGGAGCGTCTCTTCCAGCTTCCCCACCCCCACATCAGCTGGGCATAATTTGCACCAGAAAGGAgcgggaggaggggaagaagacacccagatttttaatagaaaaagctTGTGAACGTGCAATTCCCTCTCCCCAGGaaggaaaaactaaaataaatctgCCTTCACCATTCCCCAAAATCTCTGTGGTGGAAGGAAGCAAAAGCACGAACCACGACACCAACATCTGGGGCAGGCTGGGACCCCAGAGCCGCCCCATCAATCTCCCCCACAAAACTCTGTCCTCcaactccccccctcccccggcagcAGGAGGCGAAAAGGGGGGGTGGAGGGATGTACCGGCTCTGCAGCTCGGGCTGAGGGGGGAAGGGACAGCGAGAGGAACTCCACTcgtccctcctctctccctccccacaaTGCAGACAAAGAGCACAGCCCCGAATTTCGGGGCCCGGGAGAAGGGCCCCGCGGGCTCCCCGGGCTGCGGGATGGACGGGGAAGGGGCCCCGGCCGGAGGTCCCGCTGctccgggctggggggggggggggcaggggcaggtcGCCCCCTCCCAGCACCAGCCTCCCCGCCGGGGGAGGGCTGACCCCGAGGCCGCAGAGGCGGCCGGCGGGCGCGCTGGCGAGTCCCCCCCTTCCCCACGGGGCTCGGGGACCTCGGGCTGCAGCCGGGAGCCGGGGGGAGAGGGCGGATGGACCTTCCCCCGCCGGGGGCTGGGGCTGCGCCGGGAGCCCCGAGGCTGCTGCTGGGGCGCGGAGGGCGGCGTTGGGTGGGGAGAGAAGCGGGGGCACCCCGGTACCCCCTCCCCGAGCGCGGAGGGAAGGGGCATCCACCGGGGCCAACTCTCCTCCGCGGGGTGGAGAGGGGAGAGGCTCCTCGGGCCCCCGAGGCCGATTTGGGGCAGggggctccccctgcccccccagccggctcccgcctgcccccccaGATCGCTCCCCATGCAAGCCAAGAGCTGCCAGAAAACCGCTCTGCGGCAAAGCCCCCGCccggggtgggggcagggggaagagtgtgtgctgctggggaggggaggaggatgggggggggtgaatttaaaaacaaaaaaaaaaatttaaaaaatccggGGAGCAAAGGCTGTGGGACCCCGGGCGCCCCCCGCACGGgtccccgcgccggggctgcAACTTACTGTGGCCGCTGCACTAACGCGTCTCCCGCAAGGCGTTGCTGGACTGCGGAGGtgggggagctgcaggaggaactGCGGTTGTCGCCATCTTGgtgcgctgcctgcgctgcccccccccgcgccgccccccgccccgccggcaccgCGCGCAGGGAGCGTCGCAAAACTCCCGCGCCCGCGCCgagcggaggcagccccggggaggggaaggggggggggggggggctgccggggaaaccccctccctcctctccccagcccgcTCGCCCCGACGGGAGCTGGGCCCTACCTGGGGGGCGAGGcggcccggcgccccccgcccgcaGCGCAGCGCTAGGCTGGGTTAAGCCGGGCTCTGGCTAAGCGCCGGTGCTCACGCCCGCCCAGGGCCGAGCGGGGCCTGGCCCAGGCGGTACCGGTACCAGTGAGCACCGCTCCCAGCATCAGCCCCCACCGGGAGACCGGGAACCGCGGCGGTGCCGGAGGTGCTCGGCTCGCCCCAGCACCCGGCCGGCTCCGGCACGGGCTGAACGCGGCTCCGGAACAACCGGTTCCAACGCTGGGAGCCGAACTTCGCTTAGGCCGGCGTTACACCTCAGTCTAAAGCGCTGCCCACGCAGGACGGACTTCGGAAAGAAGCGCAAAAATCCCGCAACAAACACCCAGCGCGACCTGTGGCTGGTGTCACCaacagagcaaaaggaaaactaTCAGCcaaatgctttttcctctttttttttttttccttacagtttcAGGATAAGCCAAAACTTCAAATGGCCACACACATTTTGCATCAGCAAGAGCTCTGTGACCTCATCCCTGGACGATCTGGAAACAGTAAGATtgtacagaagaaataaaaaagtgccAAAATGACATTTGTGTCATACAAGCAGCGAGGCTCTTTGGTAGATCTCAGCACTGTACTGGCTTCTTCCTTCTCAGCGTGACCTGGGCTATTAGATTTCCTCTCCAAGGTCCTTCCTCGGGACCTGGCAGGTTTCTCGGGGAGCTGAGGAGCTCCCCAACACCCAGCAGCTCCCTAAAGAGGTGCAAGTCTACTATGGAATACGGTCCTCAGCTACAACCCCATCGTATGGGcaatttctgttttttccagtaATACTGGAATAAGAGTACTAATAACTGACCAAGTTATGCCTCTTCATTCAAGAGAGAAAACTCCTTTACACACAGAATTTACACCTATAATGTTACACATATAGCTTGTGACTGCAATTTTAGGATCAATTTTTATTGTTACGTAGTTCTTATTCTCGGTAAGACTGTGCCTGTGTTGCTCTAAGAACAACTTGACACACTGTATTAGGTTGctgttttaggggaaaaaaaaaaaatatatccaccTTGCAGAATGTCCTCTTCACAGAATTTTAAGTCTCTGTCCTctgtgcagagctgcaggagtTGTGTGCTGAGCAGACAAGCTCGCAGGACACAGCACTGTGCGGGAGAACTCATTTATCCTCCTGTGGAAGTGACACAGGAACTAAATCTGCCCTCGCTTTACGCTGCTGCCTTGGATGGGACTTCCCTACTGTACCACAAGGGCAGAGGCAACCGAAAAAATGGAGGTATCTCAAGCCATAACTAACCAAAGCACTTACACATAAATAAGCTGCTACAGATTCTGAGAAATTTTCAGTCCAAACGGGACCTTCCGTAGCTTGGTTCTCACTAAGGCTTAAATTTCCAGCAGATGTGAAATAAGTGGAAATAAACCCACTGAAAGCTAGGAAAAAATCCACTGATAACAAACTGCTGAGGAACAGGATAGCATCTCCCACATATGAGTGTTCACGTGGCCAAACATGAGAGTTAGGTCCCATAACATGAGAAAAACCCACCTTCTCTCACAGGTAACGGTGCCGGCAGCTTGAAGCACACggtgctggcaggcagcaaggCAAACTGACCCCCCGCCTCCAACTAGGGCACCCACCGAGCCGGTGGCAACGGGGGGCACACGGGTCCCTCTGGGGCGGGCCACGCACCAGAAATACTTCAAGGACACTCTGGGGCCCCGAGGGTGTTATTACAGTTTGTAGAAAATCTTTAAGCAAGGCACCTAAAGAAATAAATAGGTCAACGCCCTCGGAGGTTGAACAGTgataacaaaactaaaaaaaaaagttcctgatTGACCTAAGCGATCCTGGCACAGCCTGGGAGAGACTCTAGCCCGGGTAAGAGGCACGACGCTCCCCACAATCCCTACGCAGAGTTGGATTTTCACAGACTGCTGTGCTCAGCCCTCAGAGCCACCCAGGTCGCTACCTGCATCCAGGTCGAAAGGGAATCCTCAGAAGATGCACACACTCCGAGTTTGCAAGTATTTCCAAAATAATGCTGCCTTGTAAAGCAGGTAAGTATTACAACTCCAGCTAATGTATTTGCTTGCCTGTAATCAGAACAGTAAAGCTAATAAAACCCATAAAACCCCTCCTTGggttaaaagagaacaaaatcacCCAGAACTCAGGCAACAGAACTCAGATAATTCTGTAATTCTGGATCTGAACAATTAACTACCTGGCACTGTGCTGTCTCTTTAAGGAGCATACAGCTGCTCagtaccaaaaaaataaaaattgcttgaTAAGGATACtgctttttccttatttcatcGTTACAGCCCTCACTTCTCCCTCCACCTTCAGTGTAGTGACCTCGGCATCGCCTCGTCCGTGGCtttggggacagggatgtcacACATGCCTCAGCAAAGCACCCAGAGCAACAGCCACCAGGTGACCGGTCCCTCTGCCAGGACAGACCCGCAAAACCACCTGACGCTGAACAAAGTTGGGGAGCTGGAATGACCGTGTAACGGAAACCGGGTTGTTAcgtgggggcaggcagggagatcACTGTCGTCTCCAAGCCCTCTCCGGTACCGCGGCCGCGATCCTCCCGTTACACAAGCCGAGGGGATTCTGAAGTGAGCTCGGCAGCACCCAGGAGCACCCACACCCGCAGGGTAGGGCGATGGTCCGGCAGGCACGGGACCGAGAAGCAAAacgctttgtgtgtgtgtgtgtggggggggggagtTTGGAAGGGTCCGTTCTCCCAGCTAACAGGCTCAGAGCAGGCAGGATCCGAGCTTTCAGGTTGAACCCAGCGAAGCGTTTCCGTACGGGTGATCCAGCGGCGAGGAGGGACGTGGAGCCTTGGCCGGCAGCGAGGGGCCCCAGCTGCTTGGTGGGGGTGGCCCCGGGTCCCCTCCCACCCCGCACAACCACTGCGCTGCCGCTTTAAGAGGGCgctgggacagacagacaggagggacagacagacatacACATCCGGTTCAGAGGTGGCCGAGCAGCCTGCGGGCAGGGCAAGAAGCACCTCGCCTGCCACCAGCCACCTCCGCTCCCAGCCACCAGCAAGGATGGTGCTGGTCACCTTCCTCCAGCGATGTGTCCAGCTCCTCCTCTTGCCCATCCACGTTCTCGCCTGCCTGGGCTTGTGGGACTCCTTCTACAAGAAAGTTTTCCCACACATCATGGCCAAGGTGGCGTCCATCTACAACCGGAAGGTCTACAAGCAGAAACAAGAGCTGTTCAGCAACTTGAGACAATTCACAAGTCCTTCGGGCCAGCTCACGCTGCTGGAGATTGGCACGGGCACTGGCACCAACTTCCAGTTCTACCCCCCAGGCTGCCGGCTGATCTGCACCGACCCTAATCCCAATTTCAGAAAGTTCCTCCTCAAGAGCCTCTCAGAGAATCAGCACCTTAAACTTGAACGTTCGGTGGTTGCTTCTGGCGAGGATCTGCACCAAATCCCGGACGGCGCCGCGGACGTGGTGGTGTGCACCTTGGTGCTGTGCTCGGTGACCGACGTCCCGCGAGTCCTGAGGGAGGTCCTGCGGGTGCTCAGGCTGGTAAGCTGGGGCAGCACGAGGGACAGCGGGGCTCCCCATGTGTCCTGATAAGCCAAGCTGTGTGGACTGACCTACATTTAGGATAAACGCAATCACCTGCACCAGGCCAAGAAAGAGATTAAAATCAACCATCGTATCCACTTATCCActcacaaataattttcttttgggCTGCTTCACCTGCAGATGAAAGAACCAGCTCAGCCTGcttgccccctccctccccagcacgcAGGAGCTCTGGGGCACCAGCACAGTGGTGCCGATTGCCGGGGCAAGTGAGAGGCACGGCTACTCAATCCGGGCAGCCTGGCTCCTGCGCTTGCAGCTGGGCCACCTGCAAAAACTCCAAGGCCAAAgctgtttcagaaacaaaaaggaaagaaataacgcccccccccccccccccgccccccccccaaacacaacccaggaggtgctgggagcgaggaggaggagcagagccagACTAGATAAACAAGATTACTGCAATACAGGGTGGAGTACGGggagggaagcagaaaggaaTGTGCTTTGTAACACAGGTAGATTATTAACAATTTCAGTTCATAGTTGCCCTGTGTATTCTCTAGCAGTTCTCTCTCTGGTCTCTAAAACTTGTCCACCTAAGcaggtatttccattacaatctAAGGTGACATTTGTAAAATCCCACATTTACATAATGCCCTTCCAATACTTTTTTCCAGTTATCCCAGAGTAACTGGGAAGAGTTGAAATTAAACTAAACACAAATCCTACCCACACAGGTGAGCTAAATCTGTGTAACGGGCCAGAGCCTCCAGGTGTAGATGAGACCAGCCCTGAATGTGGCT
Proteins encoded in this region:
- the LOC141915733 gene encoding thiol S-methyltransferase TMT1A-like, giving the protein MVLVTFLQRCVQLLLLPIHVLACLGLWDSFYKKVFPHIMAKVASIYNRKVYKQKQELFSNLRQFTSPSGQLTLLEIGTGTGTNFQFYPPGCRLICTDPNPNFRKFLLKSLSENQHLKLERSVVASGEDLHQIPDGAADVVVCTLVLCSVTDVPRVLREVLRVLRLGGAFYFLEHVAAYHSSWTYFWQKVCDPAWKYFGDGCSLSRETQEELEKMNFSELNLRRIHVTPYWIPTSPHIIGYAVK